A DNA window from Rossellomorea marisflavi contains the following coding sequences:
- a CDS encoding helix-turn-helix domain-containing protein — translation MSHFGKNIKRIREERQMTLQELAVKARIGTNSLMKYEEGEKIPDTPTVLKFSTVLDVPASTLLEDRTPAS, via the coding sequence ATGTCCCATTTCGGTAAGAATATCAAGAGGATCCGCGAAGAACGCCAAATGACTCTGCAGGAACTTGCGGTGAAGGCAAGGATCGGGACGAATTCACTGATGAAATACGAAGAGGGGGAAAAGATCCCCGACACTCCCACTGTCCTGAAATTTTCAACGGTCCTGGATGTCCCTGCTTCTACACTCCTGGAAGACAGGACCCCTGCTTCCTGA
- a CDS encoding superoxide dismutase family protein, translated as MKLFLIGITALLLSGCVLEEPTKVTVDMKNGVGDSIGTAILEETADGVEIALDLEGLPPGDLAIHIHEKSACKRPDFVSAGNHFNPLEKKHGLLHPQGPHAGDLPNLIVGDDGSVKATIMAPQVTLSKGKTSLMTKDGTSLVIDESADDGMTQPSGDSGERIACGSIGKK; from the coding sequence ATGAAACTATTCTTGATCGGAATCACGGCGCTTCTTTTGTCAGGATGCGTCCTGGAGGAACCGACGAAAGTGACTGTAGATATGAAGAACGGGGTCGGGGACTCCATCGGCACAGCGATCCTCGAGGAAACAGCAGATGGCGTGGAGATTGCCCTTGACCTTGAGGGGCTTCCGCCGGGGGACCTTGCCATCCATATCCATGAAAAAAGTGCATGTAAACGACCTGATTTTGTTTCGGCGGGAAATCATTTCAACCCCTTGGAAAAGAAACATGGACTTCTTCATCCTCAAGGTCCCCACGCAGGGGATCTACCCAATCTGATCGTCGGGGATGATGGGAGCGTGAAGGCAACGATCATGGCTCCTCAGGTGACCCTTTCAAAAGGCAAGACGTCCCTCATGACCAAGGACGGGACCTCGCTGGTCATTGACGAAAGCGCCGATGACGGCATGACCCAGCCATCGGGAGATTCCGGGGAGCGCATTGCCTGCGGGTCCATCGGGAAAAAATAA
- a CDS encoding alpha/beta fold hydrolase — translation MSDRAQFARLNGAEIYYEYDKHPHSSETFVLIHGFLSSTFSFRQLHPLLKASYNVLSIDLPPFGKSSKTKGFIYSYDNLAKTVIDLLGQLGIQQVYLTGHSMGGQIALNIMKKAPSLVKKGILLCSSGYLKRFTWPVLTLSRTPYFHLYIKKWLAKTGVRKNLENVVYDHAMIDEEMMDGYMKPFLQDDIFKALTKMIRDREGDLSREDLSAIRTPCLLIWGEHDRVVPVATGRRLNEDLPLSSLIVLKDTGHLVPEEKPDVVMTHIRSFVEEGLPEANTSEFEFGLSPSHI, via the coding sequence ATGAGCGACCGTGCACAATTTGCCCGATTGAACGGGGCCGAGATCTATTATGAATACGATAAACATCCGCATTCTTCCGAAACCTTCGTCCTTATTCATGGATTTCTTTCATCGACCTTCAGCTTCAGGCAGCTTCATCCGCTCTTGAAGGCATCCTATAATGTTCTCTCCATCGACCTTCCTCCCTTCGGCAAAAGCAGTAAGACAAAGGGATTCATTTATTCATACGACAACCTGGCCAAAACCGTCATCGATCTCCTCGGGCAGTTGGGGATACAACAGGTGTACCTCACCGGTCATTCCATGGGTGGGCAGATCGCCTTGAATATCATGAAAAAGGCCCCTTCCCTCGTTAAAAAAGGGATCCTGCTCTGCAGTTCAGGTTATTTGAAACGGTTCACATGGCCCGTGCTTACCCTGAGCCGTACTCCTTACTTTCATTTGTACATCAAAAAATGGCTCGCAAAGACAGGAGTCCGGAAAAATCTCGAAAATGTCGTATATGATCACGCCATGATTGATGAGGAAATGATGGATGGGTATATGAAGCCCTTTCTACAGGATGATATCTTCAAAGCCCTCACGAAGATGATCCGCGACCGCGAAGGGGACCTGTCCAGAGAAGATCTCTCCGCTATCCGGACTCCCTGCCTGCTCATATGGGGGGAGCATGACAGGGTGGTGCCTGTGGCGACAGGGAGGCGATTAAATGAAGATCTTCCCCTTTCCTCCCTGATTGTGCTGAAAGACACAGGGCATCTCGTTCCAGAGGAAAAGCCCGATGTGGTCATGACCCATATCCGGTCCTTCGTGGAAGAGGGTCTTCCGGAAGCAAATACTTCGGAGTTCGAATTCGGCCTCTCCCCCTCCCATATATAA
- a CDS encoding DUF5366 family protein, whose translation MKNTYLTSYLPILSILLFSLTFSVYGVGVFETLSKKIGVYAGMSEFLSEMQLKLAILILLMMIFFMILAALKLIAETINGISMLFFSIDSEGELYNKVRPGSMIYFIGGLVSVLSLQSFKGLIGIFVLTSVVYFFYFVNKISSSLTKAGILGVVSMQLFSWAALILTIFFVLIKLYNGLMASLPIISEVKL comes from the coding sequence TTGAAGAATACATATTTAACAAGCTATCTGCCTATTTTGTCCATCCTTTTGTTCAGCCTGACGTTTTCGGTTTATGGGGTGGGTGTCTTCGAGACACTGTCCAAAAAGATCGGCGTCTATGCGGGAATGAGCGAATTCCTATCCGAGATGCAGCTGAAGCTGGCCATCCTAATCCTGCTTATGATGATCTTCTTTATGATCCTAGCTGCCCTGAAGCTCATCGCAGAGACAATCAACGGCATTTCCATGCTGTTCTTCTCGATTGACTCAGAGGGTGAACTTTATAATAAAGTCCGTCCGGGTTCGATGATTTATTTTATAGGAGGACTGGTTTCCGTCCTCAGCTTGCAATCATTCAAGGGATTGATCGGGATCTTCGTTTTGACCTCTGTGGTTTACTTTTTTTATTTTGTGAATAAAATCAGCTCTTCCCTTACCAAAGCTGGTATCCTCGGTGTCGTGAGCATGCAGCTTTTCTCATGGGCAGCCCTCATCCTGACCATTTTCTTTGTCCTCATTAAACTTTATAACGGCCTGATGGCGAGCCTTCCGATCATATCGGAGGTCAAGCTGTGA
- a CDS encoding Lrp/AsnC family transcriptional regulator, translating into MQLRDWELDLLRVLQKDSRLTYEDLSKMLQVTKEEVEETVTRMEKDHILVRYNSVVDWSKVEGHEGVTAMIDVKVAPKRGVGFDEVAQRIYRYKEVKSVYLMSGAYDLSVTVEGRTMNEVANFVSDKLSTIDSVLSTTTHFQLKKYKHDGTIFGDYEEDKRIVVSP; encoded by the coding sequence ATGCAGCTTAGAGATTGGGAACTGGATCTGTTACGGGTCCTTCAAAAGGATTCAAGGCTGACGTATGAGGATTTAAGCAAGATGCTTCAGGTGACAAAGGAAGAAGTGGAAGAGACGGTCACAAGGATGGAAAAAGACCATATCCTCGTCCGCTACAATTCAGTGGTCGACTGGTCCAAAGTAGAAGGACATGAAGGTGTGACGGCCATGATCGACGTAAAAGTGGCGCCAAAAAGGGGTGTAGGCTTTGACGAAGTCGCCCAGCGCATCTATCGGTATAAAGAAGTCAAAAGCGTCTATCTCATGTCTGGAGCATACGATCTATCGGTGACGGTGGAGGGGCGCACGATGAATGAGGTGGCAAACTTCGTATCGGATAAATTGTCCACGATTGATTCCGTGCTTTCGACCACGACCCACTTTCAATTGAAAAAATACAAGCATGACGGCACCATCTTCGGGGATTATGAAGAAGATAAACGGATCGTGGTATCCCCATGA
- the kapD gene encoding 3'-5' exonuclease KapD: MGSEGQLVFIDFEFSMPERHKVPKDFHPEIIEAGVVVVNGGKVIDTFSCYIKPVSFPRLTNRCKRFLSITQADVDGGRTFNEMHDYFTSLDQSGVKEVVTWGNMDMKVLRDSCARLGMAFPFHARFVDLSMEYKRFFGDQNQTGLWKAVQEYGREGVGKHHKALDDAMTTQHIYHLVEKDKKYLEKAEPTTIGDRIDLSKFYNQLA, translated from the coding sequence ATGGGAAGTGAGGGACAGCTTGTTTTCATTGATTTTGAGTTTTCAATGCCCGAGCGGCATAAGGTCCCGAAGGATTTTCATCCGGAAATCATTGAGGCCGGTGTGGTCGTGGTGAACGGAGGCAAAGTCATCGACACCTTTTCCTGCTATATCAAGCCGGTTTCCTTCCCAAGGCTTACAAATCGATGCAAGAGATTCTTATCCATCACTCAGGCCGATGTAGACGGGGGACGTACGTTTAATGAGATGCATGATTATTTCACGTCATTGGATCAATCCGGCGTGAAGGAAGTGGTCACATGGGGGAATATGGATATGAAGGTGCTCAGGGACAGTTGTGCACGCCTCGGGATGGCATTCCCTTTCCATGCACGATTCGTCGATCTTTCCATGGAATATAAACGATTCTTCGGTGACCAGAATCAGACGGGGCTGTGGAAGGCCGTACAGGAATACGGACGTGAGGGTGTTGGCAAGCATCACAAAGCTCTTGATGACGCCATGACGACCCAGCATATCTATCATCTGGTGGAAAAGGATAAGAAGTACCTCGAAAAAGCCGAGCCCACCACGATCGGGGACAGGATCGACCTTTCGAAATTCTATAACCAGCTTGCATGA
- a CDS encoding transglycosylase domain-containing protein translates to MRTFAGYIAISCIVSIFFTTLFFSAGEVKKAGEFQEALESKVNKEQMNVNRTSLMKDADGRVFSEINRPFRLYTEDEDIPDFAKEIIITSEDQNFYEHVGFDAGAILRAVVKNLVFTHIKQGGSTITQQLARNMYLGQEKTYNRKLTELFYAGQIEKNLTKDEIMEMYLNVIYFSNGVYGIGTASQYYFSKPVTELNQGEISFLASIPNNPGKYDPIKHFDETKKRQERLLELLVTSDKLTEKEAVKIKKTPIHLKVKKAVEEYPDYAFFVEHELKELIGEEEGFATELADAGSEEERNGILKEWDERFHAVISSGVIINTALDPAMQKKSTKALNDTLESMELEGASASIDNKTRKIVAITGGKNYKEYNFHHAFQAFRQPGSAIKPLLVYGPYMEKLHPSLQQTIDGNRYCIKGYCPVNYGNASPGMVTISQAFAQSYNGPALRMMEKVGVDQAFGFIRPFHFQKVSKEDETFAASVGGFTYGMSPLEMTDAYTSFIDGEYTPARAITGVTDSEGNILYQWKDKATEVWSKSTTSQMRSLLHQGAVTGTGKPAYVSKSYVGIKTGTTNQYHDFWVMGLTDRYTTGVWVGHDTPENMSSIESLRPGHRIWKQIMQ, encoded by the coding sequence ATGAGAACTTTTGCAGGATATATCGCCATCAGTTGTATCGTTTCCATCTTTTTCACTACCTTGTTTTTTTCAGCAGGGGAAGTGAAGAAAGCCGGTGAGTTCCAAGAGGCACTGGAATCAAAGGTCAATAAGGAACAGATGAACGTAAACCGTACGTCCCTGATGAAGGATGCGGACGGACGGGTGTTTTCCGAGATCAACCGTCCATTCCGCCTGTACACGGAGGACGAAGATATCCCGGACTTCGCGAAGGAGATCATCATCACGAGTGAAGATCAGAATTTTTATGAACACGTCGGATTCGATGCTGGAGCAATCCTCCGGGCCGTGGTGAAAAACCTTGTCTTCACCCATATCAAGCAGGGAGGAAGCACCATCACCCAGCAGCTTGCTCGAAATATGTACCTGGGTCAGGAAAAGACATATAACCGGAAGCTGACCGAGCTCTTCTACGCCGGTCAGATCGAGAAAAATCTGACCAAGGATGAAATCATGGAAATGTACTTGAATGTGATTTACTTCAGCAATGGCGTGTACGGCATCGGAACGGCTTCCCAGTATTATTTCAGCAAGCCCGTGACCGAACTAAACCAGGGGGAAATCTCCTTCCTCGCCTCCATCCCGAATAATCCGGGAAAATATGATCCGATCAAGCACTTCGATGAAACGAAAAAGCGTCAGGAGCGGTTGCTCGAGCTGCTGGTCACATCGGACAAGCTCACGGAAAAAGAGGCCGTGAAGATCAAAAAGACCCCGATCCATTTGAAGGTAAAAAAAGCCGTCGAAGAGTATCCGGACTATGCCTTTTTTGTTGAACACGAACTGAAGGAATTGATCGGAGAAGAAGAAGGGTTCGCCACCGAGCTTGCAGATGCCGGATCTGAGGAAGAGCGAAACGGTATTCTGAAGGAATGGGATGAACGGTTCCATGCCGTGATCTCTTCCGGCGTCATCATCAACACCGCCCTGGACCCCGCCATGCAGAAAAAAAGCACGAAAGCACTGAATGATACGCTGGAATCAATGGAACTTGAGGGAGCGAGTGCTTCCATCGATAATAAGACCCGTAAGATCGTTGCCATCACAGGCGGCAAAAACTATAAGGAATATAATTTCCACCATGCCTTTCAGGCGTTCAGGCAGCCCGGGTCCGCCATCAAACCGCTCCTGGTCTATGGTCCCTATATGGAGAAGCTGCACCCCTCCCTGCAGCAAACGATTGATGGAAATCGATACTGCATCAAGGGATACTGCCCCGTGAACTACGGGAATGCGAGTCCCGGCATGGTGACGATCAGTCAGGCTTTCGCCCAATCATATAATGGTCCGGCTCTTCGCATGATGGAAAAGGTTGGCGTCGATCAGGCCTTCGGGTTCATCCGCCCGTTCCATTTCCAAAAGGTCAGCAAGGAGGATGAGACCTTTGCCGCTTCCGTCGGAGGATTCACCTATGGGATGAGCCCCCTCGAGATGACGGATGCCTACACTTCCTTCATCGACGGGGAGTATACACCGGCCAGGGCCATTACCGGGGTGACGGATTCCGAAGGAAACATCCTATATCAATGGAAGGATAAAGCCACGGAAGTATGGTCGAAGTCCACCACTTCACAAATGAGATCCCTGCTTCATCAAGGAGCCGTCACAGGGACCGGAAAGCCTGCCTATGTCTCCAAATCCTATGTGGGAATCAAGACAGGGACCACGAACCAGTATCATGACTTTTGGGTCATGGGTCTCACCGATCGCTACACCACAGGGGTCTGGGTCGGCCATGATACACCTGAAAATATGAGCAGCATTGAATCATTGCGTCCCGGACACAGGATCTGGAAGCAGATCATGCAATAA
- a CDS encoding peptidylprolyl isomerase produces the protein MKKWFLVLLVGLALVLAACGQGNDKSSESKKESKKEQASDGNITYPQLTKEVKGNEKLVEMKTSMGTIKIKLFPDQAPKAVENFVTHSEKGYYDGLKFHRVINDFMIQGGDPEGNGTGGESIWGKPFEDEFSENLLNLRGALSMANSGPNSNGSQFFIVQNKNLNPDYEEQMKSEGAPEKVLKMYQENGGTPWLDQAHTVFGQVIEGMDVVDNIASVEVGEQDAPKKDVIIESIKVVK, from the coding sequence ATGAAGAAGTGGTTTTTGGTCTTACTGGTGGGCCTGGCCCTCGTGCTGGCAGCCTGTGGACAAGGTAACGACAAAAGTTCAGAAAGCAAGAAAGAGTCCAAGAAGGAACAGGCGTCGGATGGGAACATTACTTATCCGCAGCTCACAAAGGAAGTGAAGGGGAATGAAAAGCTTGTGGAGATGAAAACCTCCATGGGAACGATCAAGATCAAGCTCTTCCCCGATCAAGCACCGAAAGCCGTCGAGAACTTCGTGACCCACAGCGAGAAAGGGTACTATGACGGACTCAAGTTTCACCGGGTCATCAATGATTTCATGATTCAGGGGGGAGACCCTGAGGGGAATGGAACCGGTGGTGAAAGCATCTGGGGGAAACCGTTCGAGGATGAGTTCTCAGAGAATCTTTTGAATCTGCGAGGTGCCCTCTCAATGGCCAACTCCGGTCCAAATTCGAACGGCAGCCAATTCTTCATCGTTCAAAACAAAAACCTGAATCCGGACTATGAAGAGCAGATGAAATCCGAAGGAGCACCAGAAAAAGTCCTGAAGATGTATCAGGAAAATGGGGGAACGCCTTGGCTTGATCAGGCGCACACCGTCTTCGGTCAGGTGATCGAAGGCATGGACGTCGTTGATAACATCGCTTCGGTAGAAGTCGGAGAGCAGGATGCTCCGAAAAAAGACGTGATCATCGAAAGCATCAAAGTCGTGAAGTGA
- a CDS encoding aminotransferase gives MTTKTSYVSKSVEKLKPSGIRKFFDLAAGMEGVISLGVGEPDFVTSWTVREAAILSLEQGYTSYTANAGLFDLRKRIADYMNSRYQLTYDPAHEIIVTVGASQALDISLRALVDQGDEVIIVEPGFVSYVPLVELAGGVAVTVKTKPENGFNLTAEELEAAITDKTKAVLLCSPNNPTGSVLEKDDLIELAEVIKRHDLAVLSDEIYSELAYDADHVSIASLEGMRDRTIVINGFSKGFAMTGWRLGYICAPVEIAQALLKIHQYAMMCASTPAQFAAIEALDKGMEDVTEMKRSYRHRRHYFVDSLNEIGLECHTPGGAFYAFPSIRKTGLSSEEFAEKLLLEEKVAVVPGNVFGKGGEGFIRCSYASSMEQLQEAVKRLKRFVENHSN, from the coding sequence ATGACGACAAAAACGAGCTATGTATCCAAGTCTGTTGAGAAACTGAAACCGTCCGGGATCCGAAAGTTCTTCGATCTGGCCGCAGGGATGGAAGGCGTCATCTCCCTCGGTGTCGGTGAGCCTGATTTCGTTACTTCCTGGACCGTAAGGGAAGCGGCCATCCTGTCCCTTGAACAGGGCTATACTTCCTATACGGCGAATGCGGGGCTGTTCGATCTCCGGAAAAGGATTGCGGACTACATGAATTCCCGTTACCAACTTACCTATGACCCCGCGCATGAGATCATCGTCACGGTCGGGGCAAGTCAGGCCCTTGACATCAGCCTGCGCGCCCTTGTCGATCAAGGGGATGAGGTCATCATCGTCGAACCGGGGTTTGTTTCCTATGTTCCCCTGGTGGAACTCGCCGGTGGTGTAGCCGTGACAGTCAAGACGAAACCGGAAAACGGATTCAACCTGACTGCTGAAGAGCTTGAAGCGGCGATCACCGATAAGACGAAGGCGGTCCTGTTGTGCTCCCCCAATAATCCAACGGGAAGCGTGTTGGAGAAGGATGATCTCATCGAGCTCGCTGAGGTGATCAAGCGCCATGATCTTGCCGTCTTGTCCGATGAGATCTATTCCGAGCTTGCCTACGATGCCGATCATGTGTCCATCGCATCCCTTGAAGGGATGAGGGATCGAACCATCGTCATCAACGGATTCTCCAAAGGATTCGCCATGACCGGCTGGCGCCTTGGATACATCTGTGCTCCTGTTGAGATTGCGCAGGCACTCCTGAAGATCCATCAATATGCGATGATGTGCGCCTCCACGCCTGCGCAGTTCGCAGCCATCGAGGCGCTGGATAAAGGGATGGAGGATGTGACGGAGATGAAAAGGAGCTATCGCCACAGGAGGCATTATTTCGTCGACTCCCTGAATGAGATCGGCCTGGAATGCCATACCCCCGGCGGTGCGTTCTATGCTTTTCCTTCCATCCGGAAGACGGGACTATCCTCTGAGGAGTTTGCCGAGAAACTGCTCCTTGAAGAGAAAGTCGCCGTCGTGCCCGGAAATGTATTCGGGAAAGGCGGGGAAGGGTTTATCCGGTGCTCCTATGCCTCGAGCATGGAACAGCTCCAGGAGGCCGTGAAGCGCCTGAAACGATTCGTTGAAAACCATTCAAACTAA
- a CDS encoding MalY/PatB family protein, protein MSSFENVIDRRGSSSVKWDRTKEVFGYGDVLPMWVADMDFAPPEPVIEALKKRMEHPIFGYTYAGASTAGSIKDWMAKRHGWEIQSSWVQYSPGVVPALATIIQALTEPGDKVLIQSPVYPPFFNLVKENGRVVENAQLVYRNGEYSIDFTAFEKALQNGVKLFLLCNPHNPGGRVWNKEELTRIASLCKQYGVIIASDEIHSDLIYRPHRHIPIASLQEGDPDAIITCIAPSKTFNLAGLQASAMITKNEELRNKIAGIHAKQGFFTLNALGISAMEAAYRHGEEWLEDVLAYLEENISTTRTYLKEHLPSLHLVEPEGTYLLWIDCRETGLSDEDLKDRLLRKGKLALEEGTKYGQGGEGFVRMNIACPKETLLEGLDRLRTALT, encoded by the coding sequence TTGAGTTCATTTGAAAACGTCATTGATCGCAGAGGTTCCTCATCGGTCAAATGGGACAGGACGAAAGAAGTCTTCGGATACGGGGATGTGCTGCCCATGTGGGTGGCCGACATGGACTTCGCGCCTCCTGAACCTGTAATTGAAGCCTTGAAGAAAAGGATGGAACACCCGATTTTCGGCTATACATACGCAGGAGCATCCACTGCCGGATCCATCAAGGATTGGATGGCCAAGAGGCATGGGTGGGAGATCCAATCATCATGGGTGCAGTACAGCCCCGGGGTGGTTCCCGCCCTGGCCACGATCATCCAGGCCCTTACAGAACCTGGTGACAAAGTACTCATCCAATCACCTGTTTATCCGCCATTCTTCAACCTGGTGAAGGAAAATGGACGGGTGGTGGAAAACGCCCAGCTCGTGTATCGCAACGGGGAGTACTCCATCGATTTCACCGCTTTCGAAAAAGCCCTTCAAAATGGGGTGAAGTTGTTCCTGTTATGCAATCCGCATAATCCCGGGGGACGGGTCTGGAATAAGGAAGAGCTGACCCGGATCGCTTCACTCTGCAAGCAATACGGCGTTATCATCGCTTCGGATGAAATCCACTCCGACCTGATCTATCGCCCACACCGCCATATCCCGATTGCGTCCCTTCAAGAAGGCGATCCGGATGCGATCATTACGTGCATCGCCCCGAGCAAGACGTTCAATCTGGCCGGTCTGCAGGCTTCAGCCATGATCACCAAAAATGAAGAGCTTCGGAATAAGATTGCTGGCATTCATGCCAAACAGGGATTCTTTACGTTGAATGCCCTCGGAATCAGTGCCATGGAAGCCGCTTACCGTCACGGAGAGGAATGGCTGGAAGACGTCTTAGCTTATCTAGAGGAAAACATTTCTACAACAAGAACCTATCTGAAGGAACACCTTCCGTCCTTGCATCTTGTCGAACCTGAAGGAACCTATCTGCTCTGGATCGATTGCCGGGAAACGGGACTCTCGGACGAAGACCTGAAGGACCGTCTACTGAGAAAGGGGAAGCTTGCCTTAGAAGAGGGAACGAAATACGGGCAAGGAGGAGAAGGGTTCGTGCGGATGAATATCGCATGCCCGAAAGAAACGCTCCTTGAGGGACTCGACCGCCTGAGAACGGCCCTCACATGA
- a CDS encoding kinase-associated lipoprotein B has protein sequence MKNIQIGDYVTAFYKTGTYIGEVTGERPGSYVVKVLAVVKHPRQGDLHNPGKIDVPLFHERKALAYREQSNIPDKMVKPYEGTIPDYNESLLAAFKELKAKLSADPTPHDAKSLEALAEIQKEYALMYGIEF, from the coding sequence ATGAAAAATATCCAAATTGGTGATTATGTCACGGCCTTTTATAAGACAGGCACCTATATCGGAGAGGTGACCGGGGAACGCCCGGGGAGTTATGTGGTGAAGGTACTGGCCGTTGTGAAGCATCCGCGCCAGGGAGATCTTCACAACCCCGGGAAAATCGACGTTCCCCTTTTCCATGAGCGAAAAGCACTAGCTTACCGTGAGCAGTCCAACATACCGGACAAAATGGTCAAGCCCTATGAAGGGACGATTCCTGATTACAATGAATCACTCCTTGCTGCTTTCAAGGAACTTAAGGCGAAGCTCTCCGCCGATCCGACGCCCCATGATGCAAAAAGCCTCGAAGCACTGGCCGAAATCCAGAAGGAATATGCCTTGATGTACGGAATCGAATTCTAA